In one window of Egicoccus sp. AB-alg2 DNA:
- a CDS encoding metallopeptidase family protein, whose amino-acid sequence MDPIPEQRFEELVGKALDDVPDELWEQFDNVVVLVEDRHEDEPDLLGIYEGIPLTEREEYAGAMPDVIRIFRLALCDYCDDEEDLVEEIYVTVVHEFAHHLGIDDDRLHDLGWA is encoded by the coding sequence GTGGACCCGATCCCCGAGCAGCGCTTCGAGGAACTGGTGGGGAAGGCGCTCGACGACGTCCCCGACGAACTCTGGGAACAGTTCGACAACGTGGTCGTCCTGGTCGAGGACCGCCACGAGGACGAACCCGACCTGCTCGGCATCTACGAGGGCATCCCGCTGACCGAGCGCGAGGAGTACGCCGGTGCCATGCCCGACGTGATCCGGATCTTCCGCCTCGCGCTGTGCGACTACTGCGACGACGAGGAAGACCTCGTCGAGGAGATCTACGTCACGGTCGTGCACGAGTTCGCCCACCACCTGGGCATCGACGACGACCGTCTCCACGACCTCGGCTGGGCCTAG
- the fbaA gene encoding class II fructose-bisphosphate aldolase — protein sequence MPIATPEAYEEMLDRAKRGAFAYPAINVTSSMTLNAALQGFAEAESDGIVQVSTGGAAFWSGSSKKHMVVGATAFAEYARVVAEQYPVNIALHTDHCPKDKLDDFMRPLVEISRERVARGEQPLFQSHMWDGSAVELEENLSIAKELLAACRDARAIMEMEIGVVGGEEDGIVGEMNDKLYSTPGDAMRVAEELGTGEHGRYLLAATFGNVHGVYKPGHVQLRPSILKDLQDAVAGKTGVEQPFDLVFHGGSGSTLDEIHEALDHGVVKMNIDTDTQYAFTRPVADHMFRNYDGVLKVDGEVGNKKVYDPRGWGASAEAAMARRVVEACEMLRSTGTKVR from the coding sequence ATGCCGATCGCGACCCCCGAGGCCTACGAGGAGATGCTCGACCGCGCCAAGCGCGGCGCGTTCGCCTACCCGGCGATCAACGTCACCTCGTCCATGACCCTGAACGCGGCGCTGCAGGGCTTCGCCGAGGCCGAGAGCGACGGCATCGTCCAGGTCTCCACCGGCGGCGCCGCCTTCTGGTCCGGCTCGTCGAAGAAGCACATGGTCGTCGGTGCGACCGCGTTCGCGGAGTACGCCCGGGTCGTCGCCGAGCAGTACCCGGTGAACATCGCGCTGCACACCGACCACTGCCCGAAGGACAAGCTCGACGACTTCATGCGGCCGCTGGTCGAGATCTCCCGCGAGCGGGTCGCCCGCGGTGAGCAGCCGCTGTTCCAGTCCCACATGTGGGACGGCTCGGCCGTCGAACTCGAGGAGAACCTGTCCATTGCCAAGGAACTGCTCGCGGCCTGCCGTGACGCCCGGGCCATCATGGAGATGGAGATCGGCGTGGTCGGCGGCGAGGAGGACGGCATCGTCGGCGAGATGAACGACAAGCTGTACTCCACGCCGGGCGACGCGATGCGGGTCGCCGAGGAACTCGGCACGGGAGAGCACGGCCGCTACCTGCTGGCGGCGACGTTCGGCAACGTCCACGGCGTCTACAAGCCGGGCCACGTGCAGTTGCGACCCTCGATCCTCAAGGACCTCCAGGACGCCGTCGCCGGCAAGACCGGCGTCGAGCAGCCGTTCGACCTCGTCTTCCACGGCGGGTCCGGTTCGACCCTCGACGAGATCCACGAGGCGCTCGACCACGGTGTGGTGAAGATGAACATCGACACCGACACGCAGTACGCCTTCACGCGGCCGGTCGCCGACCACATGTTCCGCAACTACGACGGCGTGCTGAAGGTCGACGGCGAGGTCGGCAACAAGAAGGTCTACGACCCGCGCGGGTGGGGCGCTTCCGCGGAAGCGGCGATGGCCCGCCGCGTGGTCGAGGCCTGCGAGATGCTGCGGTCGACCGGCACCAAGGTCCGCTGA
- a CDS encoding phospho-sugar mutase, translated as MSEHVTESGPTLGDLQARASAWIAGDPDESTRAELQALLDAGDQAELLERVGVGLEFGTAGLRGIVGAGTNRMNRAVVRRTSRGLADHLLATVPGAAERGVVVGFDARVDSEEFAREAVAVFAGAGLKVRWFPSPRPTPLVAYAQRVLDAAAAVVITASHNPPEYNGYKVYAEGAAQIVPPTDAAIAAAIEAAGPAVDIPLADPLASELVAPVPAEVVDRYLGELAAARPDTPGPDLTIVYTPLHGVGGELVQRAMGEAGFHDLHLVPSQAEPDGRFPTVRFPNPEEPGAMDAALELAREVDATLVLANDPDADRLAAAVPDGNGGYRLLTGNQIGVLLTDHLLAGTDADRPLVVASIVSTPMFRDVAAKYGAHAEFTLTGFKWICAAARDLERAEGRSFVYGFEEALGSSVGTVVRDKDGIGAAVAFAGLARSLAAEGRTVRDRLEELYRRHGLWVSHQHSITRPGSAGLAEIAQAMAVLETQVPEELAGQQVLSSLDYRVGAEERPPWLEAHDMVALELTDGRALIRPSGTEPKLKIYVDLRGELRPDEDLDTRAEELLQRAAAVATDLAAFVGLN; from the coding sequence ATGAGCGAACACGTCACGGAATCCGGCCCGACCCTCGGCGACCTCCAGGCGCGTGCCAGTGCCTGGATCGCGGGGGACCCCGACGAGTCCACCCGCGCGGAGCTGCAGGCGTTGCTCGACGCGGGCGACCAGGCAGAGCTGCTCGAGCGCGTCGGTGTCGGCCTGGAGTTCGGCACGGCCGGGCTCCGGGGGATCGTCGGCGCGGGCACCAACCGCATGAACCGCGCCGTGGTCCGGCGCACGAGTCGCGGGCTGGCCGACCACTTGCTCGCGACGGTGCCCGGCGCCGCCGAGCGCGGAGTCGTCGTCGGCTTCGACGCCCGCGTCGACTCCGAGGAGTTCGCGCGCGAGGCGGTGGCGGTGTTCGCGGGCGCCGGGCTGAAGGTGCGGTGGTTCCCGTCGCCGCGGCCGACCCCGCTGGTCGCCTACGCGCAGCGCGTCCTGGACGCCGCGGCCGCCGTGGTCATCACCGCCAGCCACAACCCGCCCGAGTACAACGGCTACAAGGTGTATGCCGAGGGTGCGGCGCAGATCGTGCCGCCGACGGACGCCGCCATCGCGGCGGCCATCGAGGCCGCGGGTCCGGCGGTCGACATCCCGCTGGCGGACCCGCTGGCCAGCGAACTGGTGGCGCCGGTCCCCGCCGAGGTCGTCGACCGCTACCTCGGCGAGCTCGCTGCCGCGCGGCCCGACACGCCCGGTCCCGACCTGACCATCGTCTACACCCCCCTCCACGGCGTCGGTGGTGAGTTGGTCCAGCGCGCCATGGGCGAGGCCGGGTTCCACGACCTGCACCTGGTGCCCTCGCAGGCGGAGCCCGACGGCCGGTTCCCGACCGTCCGGTTCCCGAACCCCGAGGAGCCGGGCGCCATGGACGCGGCGCTGGAGCTGGCCCGGGAGGTGGATGCGACGCTCGTCCTCGCCAACGACCCGGACGCCGACCGCCTGGCGGCGGCGGTGCCCGACGGCAACGGCGGCTACCGGCTGCTGACCGGCAACCAGATCGGCGTGCTGCTCACCGACCACCTGCTGGCCGGCACGGACGCGGACCGGCCGCTGGTGGTTGCCTCGATCGTGTCCACGCCCATGTTCCGCGACGTCGCCGCCAAGTACGGCGCGCACGCGGAATTCACGCTGACCGGGTTCAAGTGGATTTGCGCCGCCGCACGGGACCTGGAGCGGGCCGAGGGCCGCTCGTTCGTGTACGGCTTCGAGGAAGCGCTCGGCTCCTCGGTCGGGACCGTCGTGCGCGACAAGGACGGCATCGGCGCTGCCGTCGCGTTCGCCGGGCTGGCCCGTTCGCTGGCGGCGGAGGGCCGCACCGTCCGCGACCGGCTCGAGGAGCTCTACCGGCGCCACGGCCTGTGGGTCAGCCACCAGCACTCGATCACGCGTCCCGGAAGCGCCGGCCTCGCGGAGATCGCGCAGGCGATGGCCGTGCTGGAGACGCAGGTTCCCGAGGAACTGGCCGGACAGCAGGTCCTGTCGAGCCTCGACTACCGCGTCGGCGCCGAGGAGCGTCCGCCCTGGCTCGAGGCGCACGACATGGTGGCGCTCGAGCTCACCGACGGGCGAGCCCTCATCCGCCCGTCGGGTACCGAACCCAAGCTGAAGATCTACGTCGACCTCCGCGGCGAGCTGCGCCCCGACGAGGACCTCGACACCCGCGCCGAGGAACTGCTGCAGCGCGCCGCCGCGGTCGCCACCGACCTGGCCGCGTTCGTCGGTCTGAACTGA
- a CDS encoding helix-turn-helix domain-containing protein yields the protein MSSAERVVESFGDRLRDWRERRRCTQLDLSLATGVSTRHLSFLETGRSRPSRDMVLTLADALDVPLRERNRLLTAAGFAPSYGHRPLQAPELSAVRQAVDTVLRGHLPNPALAVDGRWNLVDMNAAVAVLVDGVAAHLLEPPANVYRATLHPDGIAPRIRNLDEVAHHLLGRLRREVELSGDKALADLLAEVERYPTVRALPRHLDVPAEVVLPVRLRHPAGELAFFTTMTTFGTPVDVTVAELAIETFFPFDATTAARLRELVPA from the coding sequence GTGAGCAGCGCCGAGCGAGTCGTCGAGAGCTTCGGTGACCGGTTGCGGGACTGGCGCGAGCGGCGCCGGTGCACACAGCTGGACCTCTCCCTGGCGACCGGCGTCTCCACACGCCACCTCTCGTTCCTGGAGACCGGCCGGTCGCGGCCGAGCCGCGACATGGTCCTGACCCTCGCCGACGCGCTGGACGTCCCGCTGCGCGAGCGCAACCGGCTCCTGACCGCGGCGGGGTTCGCGCCGTCCTACGGGCACCGGCCGCTGCAGGCGCCGGAGTTGTCGGCGGTGCGGCAGGCCGTCGACACGGTGCTGCGCGGGCACCTGCCGAACCCGGCGCTGGCGGTCGACGGCCGGTGGAACCTCGTCGACATGAACGCGGCCGTCGCCGTCCTGGTCGACGGCGTCGCCGCACACCTGCTGGAGCCGCCGGCGAACGTCTATCGGGCCACCCTGCACCCGGACGGCATCGCGCCGCGGATCCGCAACCTCGACGAGGTGGCCCATCACCTGCTCGGGCGGCTCCGCCGCGAGGTGGAACTGTCCGGGGACAAGGCGCTGGCCGACCTGCTCGCCGAGGTCGAGCGCTACCCGACCGTCCGCGCGCTGCCGCGCCACCTCGACGTCCCCGCCGAGGTGGTGCTGCCGGTCCGCCTGCGGCACCCGGCGGGCGAGTTGGCCTTCTTCACGACCATGACGACCTTCGGCACGCCGGTGGACGTGACGGTGGCCGAGCTCGCGATCGAGACGTTCTTCCCGTTCGACGCGACGACGGCGGCACGCCTCCGCGAACTCGTCCCGGCGTGA
- a CDS encoding LVIVD repeat-containing protein: MPRAGRRSLAITASVALLAGALPTAAFAQLPSTDDPRVGLGGGAFDAETATLGMEQTGFFDKRESPFFDPATSLSPNVAAAIGTANSDMAFTGDHVIHGNWRGFQIYDISDPSNPTLRTEVLCPGGQGDVNVHGNLLFHSVEQATARVDCGAQGTLPGDQPDPERFRGVRIWDISDLDNPFQVAAVQTCRGSHTNRLVEDPNDPTRVYIYNNGTSTFRHPDEEPGCTDHPLTTDPVTDENVDRWQIEVIEVPLANPAAARIVNEARLFADEETGALNGLNNTQSGALHPCATAAEGSCAPAGAAYSPLPNTNTCHDITAYPEIGLAAGACQGNGILIDISDPADPVRIDAVADPNFSYWHSANFSNDGTKVLFTDEWGGGTGPRCAANHQLSWGANALFEIVDGKLEFASYYKLPAPQTNTENCVAHQANIVPVPGRDVIVQAWYQGGISMFDWTDPKNPFEIGYFDRGPIDEEVMILGGHWSGYWYNGNVFGAEIARGLDVLDLTPTDDLTANEIEAAKTVQLDEHNAMSMRMITWEPSFPLIRATIDQLARDGSLAANKAKQVYGFVERAERFADGPQRNAAKPQLQNALKQLNSADHQRLIDAINDVMATL; encoded by the coding sequence ATGCCCAGGGCCGGACGTCGCTCGCTGGCGATCACGGCCTCGGTAGCACTGCTGGCGGGGGCCCTGCCGACGGCGGCCTTCGCGCAGCTTCCTTCGACCGACGACCCACGCGTCGGGCTCGGCGGTGGCGCCTTCGACGCCGAGACCGCGACGCTGGGCATGGAGCAGACCGGGTTCTTCGACAAGCGTGAGAGTCCGTTCTTCGACCCCGCGACCAGTCTGAGTCCCAACGTTGCGGCCGCGATCGGGACGGCCAACTCGGACATGGCGTTCACCGGCGACCACGTCATCCACGGCAACTGGCGCGGCTTCCAGATCTACGACATCTCCGACCCGAGCAACCCGACGCTGCGCACGGAGGTCCTCTGCCCCGGCGGCCAGGGTGACGTCAACGTCCACGGCAACCTGCTCTTCCACTCGGTGGAGCAAGCCACCGCTCGCGTCGACTGCGGCGCGCAGGGCACGCTGCCCGGGGACCAGCCCGACCCCGAACGGTTCCGTGGTGTGCGCATCTGGGACATCAGCGACCTCGACAATCCGTTCCAAGTGGCGGCCGTGCAGACGTGCCGCGGGTCGCACACGAACCGCCTGGTCGAGGACCCGAACGACCCGACGCGGGTCTACATCTACAACAACGGCACCTCCACGTTCCGGCACCCCGACGAGGAGCCGGGCTGCACCGACCACCCGCTGACCACCGACCCGGTGACCGACGAGAACGTCGACCGCTGGCAGATCGAGGTCATCGAGGTGCCTCTGGCCAACCCGGCGGCAGCCCGGATCGTCAACGAGGCCAGGCTGTTCGCCGACGAGGAAACCGGGGCGCTGAACGGGCTCAACAACACGCAGTCCGGTGCGCTGCATCCGTGCGCAACCGCTGCCGAGGGTTCGTGTGCACCGGCCGGTGCCGCCTACTCGCCGCTTCCGAACACCAACACCTGCCACGACATCACGGCCTACCCGGAGATCGGCCTGGCCGCCGGCGCCTGCCAGGGCAACGGCATCCTGATCGACATCTCCGACCCGGCCGACCCCGTGCGGATCGACGCCGTCGCGGACCCGAACTTCTCGTACTGGCACTCGGCGAACTTCAGCAACGACGGCACGAAGGTGCTGTTCACCGACGAGTGGGGCGGCGGCACCGGTCCCCGGTGCGCGGCGAACCACCAGCTGTCCTGGGGCGCGAATGCCCTGTTCGAGATCGTGGACGGCAAGCTCGAGTTCGCCAGCTACTACAAGCTGCCGGCTCCCCAGACGAACACGGAGAACTGCGTCGCCCACCAGGCGAACATCGTGCCCGTGCCCGGCCGTGACGTCATCGTCCAGGCCTGGTACCAGGGCGGCATCTCCATGTTCGACTGGACCGACCCGAAGAACCCGTTCGAGATCGGTTACTTCGACCGCGGCCCGATCGACGAGGAAGTGATGATCCTCGGTGGGCACTGGTCGGGCTACTGGTACAACGGCAACGTCTTCGGCGCGGAGATCGCCCGCGGCCTGGACGTCCTCGACCTGACGCCGACGGACGACCTGACCGCGAACGAGATCGAGGCCGCCAAGACGGTCCAACTCGACGAGCACAACGCGATGTCGATGCGCATGATCACGTGGGAGCCCAGCTTCCCGCTGATCCGCGCGACCATCGACCAGCTCGCCCGTGACGGTTCACTGGCGGCCAACAAGGCGAAGCAGGTTTACGGCTTCGTGGAGCGCGCCGAGCGGTTCGCCGACGGTCCGCAGCGCAACGCGGCCAAGCCGCAGCTGCAGAACGCGCTGAAGCAGTTGAACAGCGCGGACCACCAGCGGCTGATCGACGCCATCAACGACGTGATGGCCACCCTGTAG
- a CDS encoding TetR/AcrR family transcriptional regulator, with translation MNEPAAASVPAPTSGRTSTTRGQRRREAVLDAAEQLFLEHGFHGTSVDDLGAAAGITGPGLYRHFASKDALLMAVLDRIWEQLRPAIDRAAAQPPGEAVRTLLDAQLELALGQPSALVLLVRELRHLPADYRRLAARNHRRYVDAWVDALRRGAPALSDEDARTAVLAVHGLIDSAALNPEAQRVPQRRELLRSLADAVLDRAVAR, from the coding sequence GTGAACGAGCCGGCAGCGGCGTCCGTCCCGGCCCCGACGTCGGGGCGGACGTCGACCACGCGCGGCCAGCGCCGTCGCGAAGCCGTCCTGGACGCCGCCGAGCAGTTGTTCCTCGAACACGGCTTCCACGGCACTAGCGTCGACGACCTGGGCGCCGCCGCCGGCATCACCGGTCCGGGTCTGTACCGCCACTTCGCGTCCAAGGACGCGCTGCTGATGGCGGTGCTCGACCGGATCTGGGAGCAGCTGCGACCGGCCATCGACCGGGCCGCGGCCCAGCCGCCCGGCGAGGCCGTGCGGACCCTCCTGGACGCCCAGCTGGAGCTCGCACTCGGTCAGCCGTCGGCGCTGGTGCTGCTGGTACGCGAGTTGCGTCACCTGCCGGCGGACTACCGGCGGCTGGCGGCCCGCAACCACCGTCGCTACGTCGACGCGTGGGTCGACGCGCTCCGACGGGGCGCGCCCGCGCTGTCCGACGAGGACGCCCGCACCGCGGTCCTGGCCGTGCACGGCCTGATCGACTCGGCCGCGCTCAACCCCGAGGCACAGCGCGTGCCGCAACGGCGTGAGCTGTTGCGTTCGCTCGCGGACGCGGTGCTCGACCGTGCCGTGGCCCGCTGA
- a CDS encoding acyl-CoA dehydrogenase family protein, with product MTTQTTPHEGEMTVTFVETDEQQQLRGMLRDFLGSRATSERVREVMQTDAGVDDAAWKELGEYGLLGLTVPEAHGGAGSTFVELAIVVEEAGKRLLPVPLLSSAVLGTTVLQRAGTSQQLQRWLPDVATGATRLALAHLDERGRLTADPGVRATRDGDGWRLTGTAGYVIDGHTADLLLTAAVTDDGLALFAVPGDAAGLSREPLPALDLTRPLATLRFDGVHVDAEAALTGGDPITALHDGIAAGVVALACEQVGGAQEVLSTTTAYARERIQFGRAIGSFQAVKHRLAEDLVKLEAARSAALHAARAIAAGDRQEIAIAAPMAKALCSEVYETIAADGIQLAGGIGFTWEHDAHLYFKRAKATKLLLGDPHLHRRLLGDVLSL from the coding sequence ATGACGACCCAGACCACGCCCCACGAGGGCGAGATGACCGTCACGTTCGTGGAGACCGACGAGCAGCAACAGCTGCGGGGGATGCTGCGCGACTTCCTCGGCTCACGAGCCACCTCGGAACGCGTCCGCGAGGTGATGCAGACCGACGCCGGCGTCGACGACGCCGCCTGGAAGGAGCTGGGCGAGTACGGGCTGCTCGGCCTGACGGTCCCCGAGGCGCACGGGGGTGCCGGCTCGACGTTCGTGGAGCTCGCCATCGTGGTCGAGGAGGCGGGCAAGCGGCTGCTGCCCGTGCCGCTGCTGTCGTCGGCGGTGCTGGGCACGACCGTGCTGCAACGGGCCGGCACGTCCCAGCAGCTCCAGCGCTGGCTGCCCGACGTGGCGACCGGCGCGACCCGCCTGGCCCTGGCCCACCTCGACGAGCGCGGTCGCCTGACCGCTGATCCCGGTGTCCGGGCCACCCGCGACGGCGATGGCTGGCGCCTGACGGGCACTGCCGGGTACGTGATCGACGGGCACACCGCGGACCTGCTGCTCACGGCCGCCGTCACCGACGACGGCCTGGCACTGTTCGCCGTCCCGGGCGACGCCGCCGGATTGAGCCGTGAGCCGCTGCCCGCCCTCGACCTCACGCGCCCGCTCGCGACGCTGCGCTTCGACGGCGTGCACGTGGACGCCGAGGCGGCGCTCACCGGCGGTGATCCCATCACGGCCCTGCACGACGGCATCGCGGCCGGCGTGGTGGCGCTGGCCTGCGAGCAGGTCGGCGGCGCCCAGGAGGTGCTGTCCACGACCACGGCCTACGCCCGCGAGCGCATCCAGTTCGGTCGTGCCATCGGCTCGTTCCAGGCGGTCAAGCACCGCCTCGCCGAGGACCTCGTCAAGCTCGAGGCCGCACGATCGGCCGCCCTGCACGCCGCCCGCGCGATCGCCGCGGGGGATCGGCAGGAGATCGCCATCGCGGCGCCGATGGCCAAGGCGCTGTGCAGCGAGGTGTACGAGACGATCGCCGCCGACGGCATCCAGTTGGCCGGCGGCATCGGCTTCACCTGGGAGCACGACGCACACCTGTACTTCAAGCGGGCCAAGGCCACGAAGCTGCTCCTGGGCGACCCGCACCTGCACCGCCGCCTGCTGGGCGACGTGCTCAGCCTGTGA
- a CDS encoding acyl-CoA dehydrogenase family protein, protein MSTDEREQVEAQLQALFAAHPPADTPEPEFWGAQFDHGLAWVQFPEGVGGLGVSPRWQAEVNRRIEAAGGSIRNRYLNILGIGMGAGTLLAHGTEEQQRRFLRPMFTTEEIWCQLFSEPGAGSDLAALSTTAVREGDTWIVNGQKVWNTLAHLAKWGLLVTRTDPDVPKHAGLTYFVVDMEAEGVDVRPLYQITGEAEFNEVYFDDVHIPDSMRIGAVGEGWTVAMTTLMNERVAIGGNVAPRGSGAIAHAVEAWKRTDGSDPVARDQLLGYWIEAEALRLTAIRAGEAARRGTPGPEGSTAKLHWADLNKAITSFAIDLMGPEGVTYPGGYEFVRPELTATRTEDPHKAFLRARANSIEGGTSEIMKNILGERVLGLPGEPRVDKNVAWRDVPRS, encoded by the coding sequence GTGAGCACGGACGAACGCGAGCAGGTCGAAGCGCAACTCCAGGCCTTGTTCGCCGCACATCCGCCGGCGGACACGCCGGAACCGGAGTTCTGGGGCGCCCAGTTCGACCACGGCCTGGCCTGGGTCCAGTTCCCCGAGGGGGTGGGCGGCCTGGGCGTCAGTCCGCGCTGGCAGGCCGAGGTCAACCGGCGCATCGAGGCGGCCGGCGGCTCGATCCGCAACCGGTACCTGAACATCCTCGGCATCGGCATGGGCGCCGGCACGCTGCTGGCGCACGGCACCGAGGAGCAGCAGCGGCGCTTCCTGCGCCCGATGTTCACGACCGAGGAGATCTGGTGTCAGCTCTTCTCGGAGCCGGGCGCCGGATCCGACCTGGCGGCACTGTCGACGACCGCCGTGCGCGAGGGCGACACGTGGATCGTCAACGGCCAGAAGGTGTGGAACACGCTCGCGCACCTCGCCAAGTGGGGTCTGCTCGTCACCCGCACCGATCCGGACGTGCCGAAGCACGCCGGGCTCACCTACTTCGTGGTCGACATGGAGGCCGAGGGCGTCGACGTCCGGCCGCTGTACCAGATCACCGGTGAGGCGGAGTTCAACGAGGTCTACTTCGACGACGTCCACATCCCCGACTCCATGCGGATCGGTGCCGTCGGCGAGGGCTGGACCGTCGCGATGACCACACTGATGAACGAGCGGGTCGCCATCGGCGGGAACGTCGCCCCGCGCGGCAGCGGCGCGATCGCCCACGCCGTGGAGGCGTGGAAGCGCACCGACGGGTCCGACCCCGTCGCGCGCGACCAGTTGCTGGGCTACTGGATCGAGGCCGAGGCGCTGCGGCTCACGGCCATCCGGGCCGGCGAGGCCGCCCGCCGCGGCACGCCCGGCCCCGAGGGTTCGACCGCGAAGCTGCACTGGGCGGACCTCAACAAGGCCATCACCTCGTTCGCCATCGACCTCATGGGGCCCGAGGGGGTGACCTACCCGGGCGGTTACGAGTTCGTGCGCCCGGAGCTGACCGCCACCCGCACCGAGGACCCGCACAAGGCGTTCCTGCGGGCACGGGCCAACTCCATCGAGGGCGGCACCAGCGAGATCATGAAGAACATCCTGGGGGAGCGCGTGCTGGGTCTGCCCGGCGAGCCGCGCGTCGACAAGAACGTCGCCTGGCGCGACGTCCCGCGCAGCTGA
- a CDS encoding class I SAM-dependent methyltransferase, giving the protein MDEHARTNLANWEARTPIHAASEAYGLQRYVDDPSRLSDVVAHDAPFLGDLTGLRVVHLQCHIGTDTLSLARLGGEVTGVDFSPSAIAVARDLAERAGPPVRYVQASVDEVPEALPETFDVVYTGVGALNWLPSVSRWARIVAGLLAPGGRLYLREGHPMLNALDDERDDELLVVAHPYFEQPAPTEWVTPTTYTGDDTPVSAPVTREWAHGLGETVQAVLDAGLRLTRLAEHAELEWAFFDWMRRNEAGRYELPNGRERLPLMYTLEAVRTRDHAG; this is encoded by the coding sequence GTGGACGAACATGCCCGCACCAACCTCGCCAACTGGGAGGCGCGGACGCCCATCCATGCGGCCAGCGAGGCCTACGGCCTGCAGCGCTACGTCGACGACCCGAGCCGCCTGTCCGACGTGGTCGCCCACGACGCGCCGTTCCTCGGGGACCTGACGGGGCTGCGGGTCGTGCACCTGCAGTGTCACATCGGCACGGACACGCTGTCGCTGGCACGTCTGGGGGGCGAGGTGACGGGGGTCGACTTCTCGCCGTCCGCGATCGCGGTGGCGCGCGACCTCGCGGAGCGGGCCGGTCCCCCGGTCCGGTACGTCCAGGCGTCGGTCGACGAGGTGCCCGAGGCATTGCCGGAGACGTTCGACGTCGTCTACACGGGCGTCGGCGCGTTGAACTGGCTGCCGTCGGTGTCGCGGTGGGCGCGGATCGTGGCGGGTCTGCTCGCGCCCGGCGGTCGGCTCTACCTGCGCGAGGGGCATCCGATGCTGAACGCGCTCGACGACGAGCGCGACGACGAACTGCTGGTGGTGGCCCATCCCTACTTCGAGCAGCCGGCGCCCACCGAATGGGTGACGCCGACGACCTACACCGGTGACGACACGCCGGTGTCGGCACCGGTGACGCGCGAGTGGGCCCACGGGCTCGGCGAGACAGTGCAAGCCGTGCTGGACGCGGGGCTGCGGCTCACGCGCCTCGCCGAGCACGCCGAGTTGGAGTGGGCGTTCTTCGACTGGATGCGGCGCAACGAGGCCGGGCGCTACGAGCTGCCGAACGGACGCGAACGCCTGCCGCTGATGTACACGCTCGAGGCCGTCAGAACTCGAGACCACGCCGGCTGA
- a CDS encoding alpha-ketoglutarate-dependent dioxygenase AlkB, giving the protein MTELAWQGSLLGGRSPTFDPAMPGLLRHELAAGAWVDHLPGWLAGADEVFATALASLPWGQRTERLHGQELLQPRLTASIPVAEPPAGLEVLAELGRVLDARYGRHFERIGANLYRDGRDSVAWHGDRIARDLPEAVIAIVSVGAARTFRLRPRGGGASLGFSLGNGDLLVMGGSCQRTWQHTVPKVADAGPRISLTYRHAYP; this is encoded by the coding sequence ATGACGGAGCTCGCGTGGCAGGGATCACTCCTCGGCGGACGATCGCCGACCTTCGACCCCGCCATGCCCGGCCTCCTCCGCCACGAGCTCGCGGCCGGTGCCTGGGTCGACCACCTGCCGGGCTGGCTGGCCGGCGCCGACGAGGTCTTCGCGACCGCGTTGGCGTCGCTGCCGTGGGGCCAGCGCACCGAGCGCCTGCACGGGCAGGAACTCCTGCAGCCCCGACTCACGGCATCGATCCCGGTCGCGGAGCCGCCCGCAGGTCTGGAGGTGCTGGCCGAGCTCGGACGGGTGCTCGACGCCCGCTACGGCCGCCACTTCGAGCGCATCGGCGCGAATCTCTACCGCGACGGTCGTGACTCGGTGGCCTGGCACGGCGACCGCATCGCACGTGACCTGCCCGAGGCGGTCATCGCGATCGTCTCCGTCGGCGCCGCGCGGACGTTCCGGCTGCGTCCGCGGGGCGGCGGAGCGAGCCTCGGCTTCTCGCTGGGCAACGGCGACCTGCTGGTCATGGGCGGCAGCTGCCAGCGCACGTGGCAGCACACCGTGCCGAAGGTGGCCGACGCCGGGCCGCGGATCAGCCTCACCTACCGGCACGCCTACCCGTGA